Part of the Nothobranchius furzeri strain GRZ-AD chromosome 2, NfurGRZ-RIMD1, whole genome shotgun sequence genome, AGCCAGAGGCTCTGAGTTCCAGCTGGTATGAAGtcagctcatttaaagggaacacatgcagtgttgtgtctcctttctgaccagatgttgaatagatgttgaaaggtcagactgtacctaaaactgaccattgccgGACGTTACATCTGGGAGACTAAGATAATTGGCCACTTTCATCAtgattctctttctctctcagagTCTAACTTCCATTCAGACTGAGAGAGATATCTGCAGCGTTGTGCAAAGATATTATCACcctagagagacagagacacaaaaTAAAGCCAGAGCAAATCTACGCCAATGGTCTAACCTCTCCAATGTATAGGAAAAAATGTGTATTTattctaatcatattcttgtgTTTTATTCATAGACATGAAGATGATTTGGAAGGAGTAGATGTGATGGAACATGGtgacagtccaagcaaggcatctTCAAACATATGAGTACAAAGTTATATCTGTAAATGGGTGTCACATTGATctgagaaagtaaaaaaaaaaaaaaaaatagagcaTTGGTCCGTGAGCACATTACAGGAAGTATGCAGAAAATATTATATTTCATTGCCCAGATGATGACAGCATTTGCTGTACCATGGTAGAAAAAAACTCTGGGCTGGGATGTGTTATGCTTAATGAATACTCAAATAAAGTTTTTCATGGTAACATATGGTTGATATCCATCAGGGTCACAGAGGTGGCTTTAACAGCTCTAGGGAAGAAGCTGTTCCTCAGCCTGGTGGTTGTGGCCTTGATATTCCTGTACCGTTTCTTGGATGGCAGCGGCATTAACAGTTTGTGACCTGGATGGAAGGGATCAGCAGCGGTATGGTTAGCCTTCCTTTGTAGTCGTATAGTACACTGAGTCCAGATCTGGTAGTGGGCTCCCCATGATCCACTGAGCAGTTTTCACCACCCTGGCCAGGTCTTTTTTATTCTGGACAGTACAACTCCCATACCACACCACCATACTGAGTGATAGAATGCTCTCAATCATGGTTCTGTAGAAGTTCTTTAGCAGTTGGGGGGAGAGACGATTTCCTTCAGTTTCCTAAGGAAGAAGAGTCTTTTGGGGCCTTCTTTACTAAAAAGGAAAGGTTCAGTGACCAAGTTAGATCTGAGGTGATGTGGATGCCCAGGAATTTGATGTCTACATGCTCTACTAGCTCCCGCCAAATGAGTAGAGGTGGGTGCTCTGTCCTATTGGACCTCCTGAAGTCCACTATGGCCTCCTTGGTCTTACTGGTATTGAGCACCAGGTTGTTCTAAGAACACCAGTGAGTGAGGTGCTGTATCTCCTCTTTGTAGAGGGTCTCATCATTGTTTGTTATGAGACCCACTAAAGTGGTATCATCTGTGAACTTCAAAACCAATATCTTTGCACAATGCTGCAGATATCTCTCTCTGTCAGAATGGAAGTTAGActctgagagagaaagagaacctTGATGAAAATGGTCAATTCTCTTAGTCTCTCAGGTAAATCATCTGTAGCTCATGGACTCATTTCATTAAAAAACGTAACTTAAAGTTACTTACTTTGGAAAATAGCGCCTTATGTCCctaagctggaaggcaaagctctcgatttattggTCGATCAATGTTCAAAACTTCACGCACAATAAAAAACTTTTGGTAGTGACCGAAATAAGGAAATCACGGATTTAAGTGACTGAAATAAGTTTTCTCTTAGAAATAGGCTGAGAAACTCGGCCCTCCGGAAGGAGCGCGGAGTAGACTCATCGTTCCtccgcatcgagaggagccagttaaggtggctcctggataccttcctggtgaggttttcagggcacatccaactggaagaagacctaaaggtagacacaGGACAGACTAGAGGGTCTATGTTTCTCGGCTTGCCAGTGAATgttttgggattcccctggaggagctggcctaagtggctggggagaggggagtctgggcctccctgcttaggctgctgcccccgtgacccaacctCAGAtacgcagctgaaaatggatgggtggttATTCAAATGTGAATGGGAGGGAGGTCACATTCTCTAGCCCAATGGTTCCCCACAGTAGGCACACAAAATTAAGCAAAACCGACACGTTTATAGTAAACATTagaggttgcatgacttaatttttcgtagtcgacagtcaagtaatgaaaatcgagtcgacttcgactagtcattgatgttgtcattagggttgtcacggtatgaaaatttaacctcacggttattgtgaccaaaattatcacggttttcggtattatcgcggtatttttaaacggtgttgcatatgttcagaaagcattgatagtcctgttctacacaaactgaaatagttttgaaaaggtttaacagtgtttatttaacctaaaataacacaaagccttagcaaaagtgcaacttttcacaagtaaaggaacaaatagcttctttttctggaacatgttacagtagtcagtgcaggtttaaattatacaaatccaaacattcaaaacataaacaatatgtaaacaaatcaaagaaacaccacttgttttatcatatacttgttttcttcattatcaaaatgaaaatctaaaactccagtccacacttgacttgagcactgtacaagtcaaccttaaaaaatatgtatttaaaataaatagccactttaaacaaattactaaaataactactacactatgtaatcaaatccaaatgttcaagtataaatggcattgaataagtaaacaaatcaatgacaaggaactaattgtatatttctcttcatcatcaacaaataagatgcttcatccagcaacagggtgtccgtgacacggtttaaatgctggcagaggacgctgcggctgcagtatatagtgactcgttgcattctccctcaaccaaaagtcctcacgtcatgcatttaagctaaaacgctcatgttaacttaccttgcactggctgtagagacgtgggtgatggtcacgtagatgtgccattagattcgaagtgttgctgccttttgcagacacttgtttcctgcacgttctgcaaacgggatagccgtcttctattaactgtccctcagcaattttcagaaatccaaaatatgcccatacttccgatttagtcttctttgagggctgatggatgtcctgggcgctgccgtctcctccttcggccattatttcagcttcaaagttttggtgccgttgcaaactaaaaagtgcgtgtgcgcgccgcgggaacttcagctgaagcgacggtggctggtaagggtcaccgcgccgaaaccgcggccacggtaaacccaccgggataatttagttttttaaaaactggacggttatttttcttgtcaacttttttaccagggtttaccgctataccggttactgtgacaaccctagttgtcatacacctgaagcggcggcaggggtggggggtggtggggggagggggaggtGTTGGGGTTGGTtgtttcgctggagtttttgccaattaaaattgcgcccacattttcaaagttaaacacatctcttttaacaacggtagtttctgcatatatactgttcctgcttcagccctctcccccctcccccggcgcagcggccgcaaactcactgatgcgcctgcagcctctcagagttcctgctgctctaaacattaaaataattatttcattttctgttcctcacttctgattaccttcaatggtgtctgtttgttgcaaccaccaggtacaaaaactaacttgtttttatttgactatttttctgtcctgtcttctgtcctgtctgtttattatcttcctgcatctcctctcaatcctaaagaaaaactgctacctgggttcgtatatattcacctcatgagttacctttgaactgcagttctaaaagatctaccgaccgcaaaacagcagagtgcgagctgctcgccggccgcagtgcgtcaccggaggacaaaacagatgatgcaccccgctccacagcagcggggtgcatcaggcaaaaataaaagacagaaaacatcaaaggaaatgagccgacatgaacgatcgcgtaacatttgtttttgagtggcgacacctgatttgataatgttactgtggccgtgctcaggacgcagatgtctggagcgcatcaacaatcagagctttgcatgcgcaagctggttaagattaggatgggggtgaggggaaggttaaattgcaagaaggtaaacgtcacaatttggttaaatgtccgttttacggcgggtgtcagtaccgacgctctggcacagcacgtcgcctccgcctcgatccagacgcgcaggggctcgtcacctgctgtcttttccgaggactgcatcttgtcattatcacatgacagcgactagtcgatgacaggcataaaatgtCACTACAGAGcattgaagtcgactagtcgactagttcatacaacccctagtaaaCATATGAATACATTTGGAgtttctttggtgtgttcttactgtgtttagctttttaaaacacagaaaaggtttttctttacctttgctGACCTACATTTCGTTTGCCAatggcaaaacatcctcagagctgacgctgatactGGTGTcccttcctactctgtttatccgcgggcagcagagggcgacaacgtcctcttctgccctctgctgcccgttctcccctctccgatgatgcagtcccatgcgcgatccaatgagtaaactccatcgtctctgttcatggtcccacatccacctcTCCTtacctctatagcttcttttatctatcttttgtatttctgttgttcggtgttcatgatccttgagttgtcccagtccattacacggTTTTCTTTTGTGCAGtaatctgttatggctgactgttacggctgctgcccgtggataaatgtagtaggaagtgacgccaccatcagcgtcagctctgagaatgttttgcagtcggcaaatgaaATGTACGTCAGCAAggaaaagaaaaacctttcctgtgttttagaaagaacagaaaatgacattttgagttgtttattttaattatttttcccccTTCAAGTAAGGGAGGGTGGTGGCCTAGGGCTCTCTATGGACAAACTGCCACAGGTCCATGGTGACTCCTGTCTAACATAATCTTTTAGCTTGTTTTTGTTGCCTTGATGTTTTTGGCCACAAGGGAAGAGTAATGGTGGTGCTCGGAACTAATGAGAATTGTGTAATGGAAGAAAAGGATAAATTATCTGTGTGacaaggttctgctcagacagcaGTATCCATCTGATGATGGAGATACAGACTGAAGCTGAGTTCTGTTTTCCACAACTCAACAGGTCCTGCAGGAGGCCAACACCTCACTGGTCTGAAGCTGTCTTCCTGAACATCGTGTTGTCCTTCTTCTCTCTGATCACAGCAGTTCTAAACCTCCTCATCATAATCTCAGTCTCCTATTTCAGGCAGATattaaaaaacatcaaattgATCAATTTCTTATCTGATCAGAATGTGATTCTACGCTGCATAAGTTATTTTAACCTCACTGACTGACTTTGTTTCTTTGTAGGAAGCTCCAGAAACCTGCTAACATCCTCATCCTCTCTCTGGCTGTGTCAGATTTCCTTGTTGGCTTTTTAATCATTCCATTTGAAATCTTTAGAAAGACAAAATGCTGGATACTCGGTAATATCACATGTTTATTTTACTATTATGTTTCATCTGTTTCCATCTGTGCTTCAGTTGGAACCATTGTTCTCATATCAGCTGATCGCTATGTGGCTATTTGTTACCCTCTGCATTATCCCACCAGAATAACCTTACCAAGAATTAAATTCTGTGTTTGTCTTTGTTGGAGCTGTGCTGCTTTCTATGTAAGTTTCTTCTTCAAAGATATGCTGATTGAGCCAGGCAGGAGTAATTCCTGCATTGGAGAATGTACAATGTCTGTAGATTATCTTGTAGGAACTTTTGATCTGTTTATAACATTTTTATTTCCAGTTACAGTCATCATAGTTCTGTATATAAGAGTATTTGTGGTGGCTGTGACTCAGGCTCGTGCCATGTACTCTCACAATAGAAGTGTCACCCTTCAGCTTTCAGTGCAACAACAAACAAAGAAATCAGAGCTAAAAGCAGCCAGAACACTGGGTGTTCTTGTTGTTGTGTATCTGATGTGTTTCTGTCCATATTACTGCTGCTTTTACTTTATAGATAGTTTTACAACTACAACATATATATCATTCTTATTCCTTCTCATTTATCTTAACTCCTGTCTAAACCCTCTGATCTATGCCATGTTTTATCCCTGGTTCAGAAAAGCTGTTAAACATATTGTAACTTTACAGATCCTGAAGCCCGGCTCCTGTGAGGCCAACATACTGTAGATACTGTGGACTGAGGGACGTACAACCTCCTGAACAGTTTACAATTCTAAAATCTAAAGTCCAGTGAAGGAGAAAATAGTTTTCTCCATTTCCTACATTATAAACATAAATGTATGTAGAGAGCAGGGCCGGTTCTAGGCTGGCATATTTGAGGGGGCAGACAGAATTGTAAAGGGGGAAGATTGTGGTGATGGAAGAGGAAAAGGCGTATTGGTGGTGGAGGTATTCCAGGATCTTT contains:
- the LOC129154770 gene encoding trace amine-associated receptor 13c-like; the encoded protein is MEIQTEAEFCFPQLNRSCRRPTPHWSEAVFLNIVLSFFSLITAVLNLLIIISVSYFRKLQKPANILILSLAVSDFLVGFLIIPFEIFRKTKCWILGNITCLFYYYVSSVSICASVGTIVLISADRYVAICYPLHYPTRITLPRIKFCVCLCWSCAAFYVSFFFKDMLIEPGRSNSCIGECTMSVDYLVGTFDLFITFLFPVTVIIVLYIRVFVVAVTQARAMYSHNRSVTLQLSVQQQTKKSELKAARTLGVLVVVYLMCFCPYYCCFYFIDSFTTTTYISFLFLLIYLNSCLNPLIYAMFYPWFRKAVKHIVTLQILKPGSCEANIL